The Chloroflexus aggregans DSM 9485 genome segment TCTGTGTGCGCTATGCGTTGGTATTGTCCTTCGGATGCGCCGGCAGTAGCCGGTTTACCCCAAAACAACGCATCTTGCTCGGCACGCAAACGATCACTCAGCCGATCGGTCGGTAACTCCACATCGTCGTAAGTGATGATGCCATCTTTGGGAATATCACGTCGCAAGGTACACCCTTCGGCTAATCCGATCGGCAACAAACGTTCTGCGTAAACAACATCGGCATTCTCGGCTAAGCCATACGTCATGTAGCCGCCCAACCCATCAAGAGTCTGACCGGCATGTAGGTCGGTCTTGGCTGATGTAATAACCTCAACCATTGGTCGGCCGGCAGCGGCTAACACCTGATCGCCGAACAGTGCCACACGCGCGATTGAATTGGGCACTTCAAAGTGGCAAAGATGGTACGGCGTATAGAAGAGGTAAAGGGGACCCTTCCCCAACTTGTACAAGTTGAGATAGTGCTGCATGCGTGGATGATCGTGGGTACCCAGCACAAACACACCCGGTCCCGGTGTCGCCCCAACGACATAATCGACAATCCCCGGCCCTTCGATCAGTGCCTCTAGCGGGTAAAGGTCATGTACGACATCGGCGAGTGGTGTTCCTGAGGGAACGGTCGGGCCGAACATACCGCGTCGTGCCACCCGCATACCGGTGGCATTGGCAACGACCGCCTGTTCAAACGAAATCTTCGTGCCATCGGCAAAGCTCGTCACCATGTACGGATTTTGTCCCCACT includes the following:
- a CDS encoding NAD(P)H-dependent oxidoreductase; the encoded protein is MILVDTALARAETEGRPIRVGMIGAGFMARGIALQIIRYTRGMRLVAIANRTIERAIQAYTEADVPAEAIRRVTSATALSEALAAGAPAVTDDALLLCAAEGIDVILEVTGAVEFGAHVALAAMQHGKHVVTMNAELDGTLGAILQVYARRYGVIFTLSDGDQPGVTMNLYRFVRGLGVKPVLCGNIKGLHDPYRNPTTQANFARQWGQNPYMVTSFADGTKISFEQAVVANATGMRVARRGMFGPTVPSGTPLADVVHDLYPLEALIEGPGIVDYVVGATPGPGVFVLGTHDHPRMQHYLNLYKLGKGPLYLFYTPYHLCHFEVPNSIARVALFGDQVLAAAGRPMVEVITSAKTDLHAGQTLDGLGGYMTYGLAENADVVYAERLLPIGLAEGCTLRRDIPKDGIITYDDVELPTDRLSDRLRAEQDALFWGKPATAGASEGQYQRIAHTE